ACCGCCCTGCTCGTTGTCATCGCCGTCGTCTACGGCCTGATCTTCGGCAGCTTCCTCAACGCTTGGGCGTGGCGCCTCGCTCACGGCGAGAAGATCACCGCCGGACGCTCGGCATGCCCCAAGTGTCACCATGCCATTCGCTCATACGACAACATCCCGGTCGTCAGTTGGCTGATTCTGCGCGGGCGGTGCCGTGATTGCGGCGCCCCGATCAGCTGGCGCTATCCGGTCGGCGAGCTCGTGACGGCGGTCCTCTTCGGTGCCGTCGCGATGGTCGATGGGCTCGATTGGATCCTGATACCGCACCTCATCTTCGTCTCGGTGCTCGTGCTCATCAGTCAGGTCGACATTGAGACGAAGACGATCCCGGACGTCGTCATCCTGCCGGCCACGGCGATAGGCCTCGCGCTCATGATCCCGTTCGGCGATGGTCCCTGGTGGGAATGGCCTGTAGCCGGACTTGCCGCCGCGGCGGCACTCTTCCTCATCGGCGAGGTGTACTACCGCCTGCGCCATGTTGAAGGCATGGGCTTCGGTGATGTGAAGCTCGCGCTCTGCATGGGCGTCTACCTGGGCGCCGCCGTGATCCCGGCGCTGTTCATCGGATTCGTGGGCGGCGCGCTGATCGGCATCGGCATCCTTGCCCTGCGCAAGGCCGATGCCAAGACGGCGATTCCCTTCGGCCCGTTCCTGGCCGGAGGCGCCGTGATTGCCCTCCTCGTAGGGCAGACGCTCATAGATGCGTACCTGAGCCTCGCCTTCGGCGGTCGTTAGCTCACATCGTCATCGCGGCGGGCACTGCGTCACCCTCGCCGCGACACGGTCACGCCTCTAGTCTGTTCCTGTCTCCCCAAGGTCGAGCGGGGCCTCCTCCCGGTCCCGCTCGACCCAAGTCAGATAGGGCCGGCATGAACCGAGACCGCGGCACAACGCTCATCGAACTCGTAGTGATTCTGGTGATTCTCGGCATTCTTGCCGGAGTCGCCGTCCCCGGCGTGCTCGTCGCAAGGCGGGGAGTGGGGGCGAGCACCGGCGCCACGCGACTGGCGCTCGTCCTGCGGCACGCTCAGGCACGTGCGTGCGCCCTCGGGGTGCGCGTCTGCGTGAGCGTCGAAGCGGATGGAACCTACCGGCTCTACGATGTCGCTTCGGGTGAGTCCCAGGGCAGCGGCAACCTCGTACCGGTAGCGCTCGGAAGCCTGGGTGCGCCGATCGTCACCAACTACCCCGGCGGCTCCATCGAGTTCACCCCATTCGGCTGGCCTGCCGCTCGCGGTGGCGCCAGCCCTCGCGCGGGCACATTCACGGTCGCCGCGCGACATCGGGTGGTCGTGCAACTGAGCGGATGCGTGCGATGTCTCTAGCCCTGCACAGACAACCGCACGGCTTCTCGCTCATCGAGGTACTGGTGGCGTCGTCGCTGCTGCTGCTCGTCTGCTTGGCGACCTCATCGCTCCTCGCTACCGCTCACAGAGGCGAGCGCGTCGTCGCGCACCAGGACGCACTCGCCGACGCCCTCGACCAAGAATCCGCGCGCTTGCGGTCTCTTCCGTACGTAGCGCCCTATCAGTCTCCGAGCGACAGCCCCTCGCCGACAGCGACGCCGTCAATCCTCGGCGAATCCTTTCCACACGCACGGCCCGGGCTCAACACTCCCGGCGCGTCGTTTGCGGGAACGGTAGACCCACATTTCACATCGACGACGTCTGTCGGCGATGTGGTCATCCAGCGCGAGGCGCGCTTCGTCGTCCACACGGGCGACTCTTACTCCACGTTGACGGCGAATGCTCTGAGCGACTGGGCGCTGTGGGAGTCGTCTCTACCTCCAGCCGGACATCTCGAAGTCCGCCTCACGGCCGCGGACGGACAACGAATCGCCACACGGGTCATTTACTTGACGTCCCTTCCCGTCAGGACCGAGGACGTCACCGACGTGGAAACGCTCGATGAATAGGTTGCGTCGCGGTGCGAGCATCGCATCCTCGGGACCATGCGGCCGCCGCCGCGCCGGCCACGCTGGGATCTCTCTGGTTGAACTGCTGATCGCCGCCAGTCTAACGAGTGTGGTCTTGGCGTGCGCCTGGCCGTGGCTCTGGAATGCGTGCCATGCCGGCCTGGCGATCGGCAATCGAGCAGAGTCTTCGAGCTCGGCAAGAGCCGCAGCACACACAATCGCCGCCGATCTTCGCCACGCCGTGGCGCTTGCGTCGCCGACACCTGGACA
This sequence is a window from Thermoleophilia bacterium. Protein-coding genes within it:
- a CDS encoding prepilin peptidase gives rise to the protein MTALLVVIAVVYGLIFGSFLNAWAWRLAHGEKITAGRSACPKCHHAIRSYDNIPVVSWLILRGRCRDCGAPISWRYPVGELVTAVLFGAVAMVDGLDWILIPHLIFVSVLVLISQVDIETKTIPDVVILPATAIGLALMIPFGDGPWWEWPVAGLAAAAALFLIGEVYYRLRHVEGMGFGDVKLALCMGVYLGAAVIPALFIGFVGGALIGIGILALRKADAKTAIPFGPFLAGGAVIALLVGQTLIDAYLSLAFGGR
- a CDS encoding prepilin-type N-terminal cleavage/methylation domain-containing protein, which gives rise to MNRDRGTTLIELVVILVILGILAGVAVPGVLVARRGVGASTGATRLALVLRHAQARACALGVRVCVSVEADGTYRLYDVASGESQGSGNLVPVALGSLGAPIVTNYPGGSIEFTPFGWPAARGGASPRAGTFTVAARHRVVVQLSGCVRCL
- a CDS encoding prepilin-type N-terminal cleavage/methylation domain-containing protein, whose protein sequence is MSLALHRQPHGFSLIEVLVASSLLLLVCLATSSLLATAHRGERVVAHQDALADALDQESARLRSLPYVAPYQSPSDSPSPTATPSILGESFPHARPGLNTPGASFAGTVDPHFTSTTSVGDVVIQREARFVVHTGDSYSTLTANALSDWALWESSLPPAGHLEVRLTAADGQRIATRVIYLTSLPVRTEDVTDVETLDE